From Mycolicibacterium cosmeticum, a single genomic window includes:
- a CDS encoding polysaccharide deacetylase family protein yields the protein MTSPDVSWGERSDGKFAWPAGKLAAASFTFDVDAESAVLWGNDAVAARMSVISHQAYGPLVGVPRILDLLERHQIPATFFAPGHTAHRYPEAVRSIVAAGHEIAHHGYLHEQPTALTLEEEIEALDRGLAALAEVAGVRPAGYRAPMWDLSWRTPGLLAERGFLYDSSLMDADHPYELAVGDASLVEIPIQWALDDWEQYCYLPDISGSGLIESPRKARELWQLEFDALRDAGACWVLTNHPFLSGRPSRAVELGDLMRYVVEHTDVWTTNLGAIAEHVRSLGLTPRSITRP from the coding sequence AAATTGGCGGCGGCGTCCTTCACCTTCGACGTGGACGCCGAGTCGGCGGTGTTGTGGGGCAACGACGCCGTCGCCGCGCGGATGAGCGTGATATCGCATCAGGCGTACGGGCCGCTGGTGGGGGTGCCGCGCATCCTCGATCTGCTGGAGCGCCACCAGATCCCGGCTACCTTCTTCGCGCCGGGCCACACCGCACACCGGTATCCGGAGGCGGTACGCAGCATCGTCGCCGCCGGGCACGAGATCGCCCACCACGGTTACCTGCACGAGCAGCCGACGGCGCTGACCCTGGAGGAGGAGATCGAGGCCCTGGACCGCGGGCTGGCGGCGCTGGCCGAGGTGGCCGGGGTGCGCCCGGCGGGGTACCGAGCGCCGATGTGGGATCTGTCCTGGCGCACACCGGGCCTGTTGGCCGAGCGCGGCTTCCTCTATGACTCCAGCCTGATGGACGCCGATCATCCCTACGAGCTCGCGGTGGGGGACGCCTCGCTGGTGGAGATCCCCATCCAGTGGGCGCTCGACGACTGGGAGCAGTACTGCTACCTGCCCGACATCTCGGGCAGCGGGCTGATCGAAAGCCCGCGCAAGGCAAGGGAATTGTGGCAGCTGGAGTTCGACGCGCTGCGCGACGCCGGGGCCTGCTGGGTGCTGACCAATCACCCGTTCCTGTCCGGGCGGCCGTCACGTGCGGTGGAGCTCGGTGACCTGATGCGCTACGTCGTGGAGCACACCGACGTATGGACGACCAACCTGGGCGCCATCGCCGAGCACGTCCGCTCGCTGGGGCTGACGCCGCGCAGCATCACCCGGCCGTGA
- a CDS encoding GNAT family N-acetyltransferase — translation MSDLTLRTVTDDDDFQTFQSAVYSAFLEEPQQDEIESVRKLTDYERIFGFHDGKRWVATAGDFAKNVILPGGASVPVAAVTLVSVAAGHRRRGLLTAMMRHQLERIRSRGTEAVAMLFASEASIYGRFGYGLSSFNVELSGQVRELAFRPGVELGDGAVTETDAETLLATAPAIYDAAVAGLPGRMDRPRPWWEHWIHDGEERRKESGRIRFALHHEPDGTPSAFAVYRPKSQWGATGPDAELHIQEVRATNPRAYARIWRFLLDMDLVRTMKYDGATVDEPLRHLVADPRALRCQVIDGIFTRLVDVPAALVLRRYATELDVVLEVTDEFCAWNTGRYRLRGGPDGAECERTTAPADIAISARELGAVYLGGVSMAALTSAGLVGELTPGAVARTATAFGWVVAPGVPDQF, via the coding sequence GTGTCCGACCTGACCCTGCGCACCGTAACCGACGATGACGACTTCCAGACCTTCCAGAGCGCGGTGTACTCGGCGTTCTTGGAGGAACCCCAGCAGGACGAGATCGAATCGGTACGCAAATTAACCGATTACGAGCGCATCTTCGGCTTTCACGACGGTAAGCGCTGGGTCGCGACGGCCGGCGACTTCGCCAAGAACGTCATCCTGCCCGGCGGCGCGTCGGTGCCGGTGGCCGCCGTCACCCTGGTGTCGGTGGCGGCCGGGCATCGGCGCCGCGGCCTGCTCACCGCGATGATGCGTCACCAGCTGGAGCGGATCCGGTCCCGGGGCACCGAGGCGGTAGCCATGCTGTTCGCTTCCGAGGCATCGATCTACGGCCGGTTCGGCTACGGCCTGTCCAGCTTCAACGTCGAGCTGTCCGGCCAGGTGCGGGAGCTGGCCTTCCGCCCCGGGGTGGAGCTCGGCGACGGCGCGGTGACCGAGACCGACGCCGAGACGCTGCTGGCCACCGCACCCGCCATCTACGACGCCGCGGTCGCCGGCCTGCCCGGCCGGATGGACCGGCCGCGCCCCTGGTGGGAACACTGGATCCACGACGGCGAGGAGCGCCGCAAAGAGTCCGGCCGCATCCGGTTCGCCCTGCACCACGAGCCCGACGGCACACCCAGCGCCTTCGCGGTCTACCGGCCCAAGTCGCAGTGGGGGGCAACCGGCCCCGACGCCGAGCTGCACATCCAGGAGGTCCGGGCCACCAACCCGCGCGCCTACGCCCGGATCTGGCGGTTCCTGCTGGACATGGATCTGGTGCGCACCATGAAATACGACGGCGCCACCGTCGACGAGCCGCTGCGACACCTGGTCGCCGATCCGCGCGCGTTGCGGTGCCAGGTCATCGACGGGATTTTCACCCGCTTGGTCGACGTACCGGCCGCCCTGGTCCTGCGCCGCTACGCGACGGAGCTGGACGTGGTGCTGGAGGTCACCGACGAGTTCTGTGCGTGGAACACCGGACGGTACCGGCTGCGCGGCGGCCCCGACGGTGCCGAATGCGAAAGGACCACCGCCCCAGCGGATATCGCCATCTCCGCACGAGAGTTGGGTGCCGTGTACCTGGGTGGGGTCAGCATGGCGGCGCTGACCTCGGCCGGCCTGGTCGGTGAGCTCACCCCGGGAGCGGTCGCCCGGACGGCGACGGCGTTCGGTTGGGTGGTGGCGCCGGGCGTTCCCGACCAGTTCTAG
- a CDS encoding 1,4-dihydroxy-2-naphthoyl-CoA synthase: MSDNPFDPALWQPVPGFELTDITYHRHVVDGVARPTVRVAFDRPEVRNAFRPHTVDELYRVLDHARMSPDVGVILLTGNGPSAKDGGWAFCSGGDQRIRGRTGYQYAAGETAETVDPARAGRLHILEVQRLIRFMPKVVICLVNGWAAGGGHSLHVTCDLTLASREHARFKQTDADVGSFDGGFGSAYLARQTGQKFAREIFFLGRAYDAQTMYQMGAVNEVVDHADLEKTGLQWAAEINGKSPQAIRMLKFGFNLIDDGLVGQQVFAGEATRLAYMTDEAVEGRDAFLEKRDPDWSRFPRYF; encoded by the coding sequence ATGAGCGACAACCCGTTCGACCCCGCGCTGTGGCAGCCTGTGCCCGGCTTCGAATTGACCGACATCACCTACCACCGGCACGTCGTCGACGGTGTCGCGCGGCCGACGGTCCGGGTGGCGTTCGACCGGCCCGAGGTGCGCAACGCGTTCCGTCCGCACACCGTGGACGAGTTGTACCGGGTGCTCGACCACGCCCGGATGTCCCCCGACGTCGGGGTGATCCTGCTGACCGGCAACGGCCCGTCGGCCAAGGATGGTGGCTGGGCCTTCTGTTCGGGCGGCGATCAGCGCATCCGGGGGCGCACGGGATACCAGTACGCCGCCGGCGAGACGGCCGAGACGGTGGACCCGGCGCGGGCCGGCCGACTGCACATCCTGGAGGTGCAGCGGCTCATCCGGTTCATGCCGAAGGTGGTCATCTGCCTGGTCAACGGCTGGGCGGCCGGCGGCGGGCACAGCCTGCACGTGACCTGTGATCTGACGCTGGCCAGCCGTGAGCATGCCCGGTTCAAGCAGACCGACGCCGATGTCGGCAGCTTCGACGGCGGGTTCGGCAGCGCCTACCTGGCGCGCCAGACCGGCCAGAAGTTCGCCCGCGAGATCTTCTTCCTGGGCCGTGCCTACGACGCGCAGACCATGTATCAGATGGGCGCGGTGAACGAGGTGGTCGACCACGCGGACCTGGAGAAGACCGGGCTGCAGTGGGCCGCCGAGATCAACGGCAAGTCGCCGCAGGCCATCCGGATGCTGAAGTTCGGTTTCAACCTGATCGACGACGGCCTGGTGGGCCAGCAGGTGTTCGCCGGTGAGGCAACGCGTTTGGCGTACATGACCGATGAGGCCGTGGAGGGCCGTGACGCCTTCCTGGAAAAGCGCGACCCGGATTGGAGCCGGTTCCCGCGCTACTTCTAG
- a CDS encoding RNA polymerase sigma factor, whose product MPADIRETVDAVWRMEAAKVVATLTRWVGDIGLAEDLAADAMVDALTQWPQTGVPRNAGAWLTTVAKRKAVDHWRRQDNLDAKYAVLARDLADHVDDDWDPDRIDDDVLRLIFAAAHPVLSREAQIALTLRVVGGLTTEEIAAAFLIPKATVAARITRAKKSLAGLAFEVPERGEFGSRLAAVLGVIYLIYNEGYSASFGSRWIRDELCSEAVRLARVLAALVPGEPEVHGLLALMEFQSSRFAARTDADGNAILLEDQDRTRWDRAGIQRGVQALRRAETARAGRGWGPYGLQAALAECHAVAPTGADTDWPRIVSIYDALLQISPSPVVELNRAVAVAMADGAAAGLRLVDGITGLAESYLLPSVRGELLARLGRDAEAAEAFRTAAALAGNERERDVLLHKAARYSRD is encoded by the coding sequence ATGCCCGCCGACATCCGCGAGACCGTCGATGCGGTCTGGCGGATGGAGGCCGCCAAGGTCGTCGCGACGCTGACCCGCTGGGTCGGTGACATCGGGCTGGCCGAGGACCTGGCGGCCGACGCGATGGTCGACGCGCTGACCCAGTGGCCCCAGACCGGGGTGCCGCGCAACGCCGGTGCCTGGCTGACGACGGTGGCCAAACGCAAGGCCGTCGACCATTGGCGCCGCCAGGACAACCTGGACGCCAAGTACGCGGTGCTGGCCCGCGACCTGGCCGACCACGTCGACGACGACTGGGATCCCGATCGCATCGACGACGACGTGCTGCGGCTCATCTTCGCCGCCGCCCACCCGGTGCTGTCCCGGGAAGCGCAGATCGCGCTGACGCTGCGCGTGGTCGGCGGGCTGACCACCGAGGAGATCGCGGCGGCCTTCCTGATCCCGAAAGCGACGGTGGCAGCGCGCATCACCCGCGCCAAGAAGAGCCTGGCCGGGCTGGCGTTCGAGGTGCCAGAGCGCGGCGAATTCGGGTCCCGCCTGGCGGCGGTGCTCGGCGTCATCTACCTGATCTACAACGAGGGCTATTCGGCATCCTTCGGCAGCCGCTGGATCCGTGACGAATTATGCAGCGAGGCAGTGCGACTGGCGCGCGTCCTGGCGGCACTGGTGCCCGGCGAGCCAGAGGTGCACGGGCTGCTGGCGTTGATGGAGTTCCAGTCCTCGCGGTTCGCCGCCCGCACCGATGCCGACGGCAATGCCATCCTGCTGGAGGATCAGGACCGCACCCGCTGGGACCGCGCCGGCATCCAGCGCGGCGTCCAGGCACTGCGGCGCGCCGAGACCGCGCGTGCCGGCCGCGGCTGGGGCCCGTACGGGTTACAGGCCGCGCTGGCCGAATGCCATGCCGTCGCCCCGACCGGCGCCGACACCGACTGGCCCCGCATCGTGTCGATCTACGATGCGCTGCTGCAGATTTCACCGTCACCGGTGGTCGAGCTGAACCGCGCGGTCGCGGTGGCGATGGCCGACGGGGCCGCCGCCGGCCTGCGCCTCGTCGACGGCATCACCGGCCTGGCCGAGTCGTATCTGCTGCCCAGCGTGCGCGGTGAACTGCTGGCCCGGCTGGGCCGCGATGCCGAGGCCGCCGAAGCCTTTCGCACAGCGGCGGCGCTGGCCGGCAACGAGCGCGAGCGCGATGTGTTGCTGCACAAGGCCGCCCGATATTCACGTGACTGA
- a CDS encoding nitroreductase family deazaflavin-dependent oxidoreductase, translating to MAQERVRPPWWLKYVNKVMIGLNKLGVGGEKGPLVLTVVGRRSGKLRSTPVTPMTVDGHRYVVGGLPGADWVANVRAAGEATLHQGRTATRVRMVEMPADQARPLLRQFPVLVPTGVSFIRNAGLVTGPNPDEFEALAGRIPVFRFDPV from the coding sequence ATGGCACAGGAACGGGTGCGGCCGCCCTGGTGGCTCAAGTACGTCAACAAGGTGATGATCGGGCTGAACAAGCTCGGCGTCGGCGGCGAGAAGGGCCCGCTGGTGCTCACCGTGGTCGGGCGCAGATCCGGGAAGCTGCGCTCGACCCCGGTCACTCCCATGACCGTGGACGGGCACCGCTACGTGGTCGGCGGCCTGCCCGGCGCGGACTGGGTGGCCAATGTCCGCGCCGCGGGCGAGGCCACCCTGCACCAGGGCCGCACCGCGACCAGGGTGCGCATGGTGGAGATGCCCGCCGACCAGGCCCGGCCGCTCCTGCGGCAGTTTCCCGTGCTGGTGCCCACCGGGGTGAGCTTCATCCGCAACGCCGGACTGGTCACCGGCCCGAACCCCGACGAGTTCGAGGCCCTGGCCGGCCGGATCCCGGTGTTCCGGTTCGACCCGGTCTGA
- a CDS encoding HAD family hydrolase, producing MTDLRAVLFDYSGTLFRLEEDDSWFAGITVDEQAVDGHVQAELMRRVTAPTGSAVPMSPEQQHNWSRRDLEPHLHREAYLHVLRESGLTGEDAAALYPKLVDPASWTPYPDTAATLNGLRAAGIKTAVVSNIAFDLRPAFATAGAAADEYVLSFEVGAIKPDPAIFRIALQRLGVDPAQALMVGDSEEADGGARAIGCAFALVDPLPTVERPDGLVRALREHGIEL from the coding sequence GTGACTGATCTGCGCGCGGTGCTCTTCGACTACTCCGGCACCCTGTTCCGACTCGAGGAAGACGACAGCTGGTTCGCCGGCATCACGGTGGACGAGCAGGCCGTGGACGGCCATGTGCAGGCCGAGCTGATGCGCCGGGTGACCGCCCCCACCGGCAGTGCGGTGCCGATGTCGCCCGAACAGCAGCACAACTGGTCTCGCCGGGACCTGGAACCGCATCTGCACCGGGAGGCCTACCTGCACGTACTGCGTGAATCCGGGCTCACCGGTGAGGATGCCGCGGCGCTGTACCCCAAGCTGGTCGACCCCGCGTCGTGGACGCCGTATCCCGACACCGCGGCCACGCTGAACGGATTGCGTGCGGCCGGCATCAAGACGGCGGTGGTGTCCAACATCGCCTTCGACCTGCGGCCGGCCTTCGCCACCGCCGGTGCGGCCGCCGACGAATACGTGCTGAGCTTCGAGGTGGGCGCCATCAAACCGGATCCCGCGATCTTCCGCATCGCGCTGCAGCGCCTGGGCGTCGACCCCGCCCAGGCGTTGATGGTCGGCGACAGCGAGGAGGCCGACGGCGGGGCCCGCGCCATCGGCTGCGCCTTCGCCCTGGTCGACCCGCTGCCCACGGTCGAGCGGCCCGACGGGCTGGTGCGGGCGCTGCGGGAGCACGGGATCGAACTCTAA
- a CDS encoding YciI family protein, with the protein MSRYMLIMRSTPAAEEFVAENVDFDEIIAAMGRYNEELIKAGVMLAGEGLTPPEEGFVVDFDADPPVVTDGPYAETKELFNGFWILDVSSKEEAKQWARKCPLGPGVKLEVRRVSESDEFPQDNEWIQKEIQWRADLAEKAAAAARAAAGR; encoded by the coding sequence ATGTCGCGCTACATGTTGATCATGCGGTCCACCCCGGCGGCCGAGGAGTTCGTCGCCGAGAACGTCGACTTCGACGAGATCATCGCCGCGATGGGCCGCTACAACGAGGAACTGATCAAGGCCGGCGTCATGCTGGCCGGTGAGGGACTGACCCCGCCCGAGGAGGGCTTCGTCGTCGATTTCGACGCCGACCCGCCGGTGGTGACCGACGGCCCGTACGCCGAGACCAAGGAACTGTTCAACGGCTTCTGGATCCTGGACGTGTCGTCGAAGGAAGAGGCCAAGCAATGGGCGCGCAAGTGCCCGCTCGGGCCTGGCGTGAAGCTGGAGGTGCGCCGGGTCAGCGAGTCCGACGAGTTCCCACAGGACAACGAGTGGATCCAGAAGGAGATCCAGTGGCGGGCCGACCTCGCGGAGAAGGCCGCCGCAGCCGCCCGCGCGGCCGCCGGGCGCTGA
- the fadD8 gene encoding fatty-acid--CoA ligase FadD8 has protein sequence MSDELLRHPIHSGHLTVGALKRNRNKPVLFLGDTTLTGGQLAERISQYIQAFEALGAGTGAAVGLLSLNRPEVLMIIGAGQTQGYRRTALHPLGSLDDHAYVLTDAEVSTLVIDPTPAFVERALGLLEKVPTLTQVLTIGPVPEALNGVAKDLAAEAAKYQPQPLVAADLAPDHIGGLTYTGGTTGKPKGVIGTVQSITTMTTIQLAEWEWPEHPKFLMCTPLSHAGAAFFVPTIIKGGELVVLTKFDPAEVLRVIEEQKITATMLVPSMIYALMDHPDSHTRDLSSLETVYYGASAMNPVRLKEAINRFGPIFAQYYGQSEAPMVITYLAKGDHDDKRLTSCGRPTLFARVALLGEDGKPVPQGEVGEICVSGPLLSGGYWNLPEATAETFKDGWMHTGDLAREDEDGFYYIVDRTKDMIVTGGFNVFPREVEDVIAEHPAIAQVCVIGTPDEKWGEAVTAVVVLRPGTDGSEAAVATITAEIQAAVKNRKGSVQAPKQVVVVDAVPVTALGKPDKKAVRAQFWAGAARSVG, from the coding sequence ATGAGTGACGAATTGCTGCGCCACCCGATCCATTCCGGACACCTCACCGTCGGCGCCCTCAAGCGCAACAGAAACAAGCCCGTGCTGTTCCTCGGCGACACCACGCTGACCGGCGGTCAGCTGGCCGAACGCATCAGCCAGTACATTCAGGCGTTCGAGGCCCTGGGGGCGGGCACCGGTGCCGCGGTCGGACTGCTGTCACTCAACCGTCCCGAGGTGCTGATGATCATCGGTGCCGGGCAGACGCAGGGGTACCGCCGCACCGCACTACACCCTCTAGGCTCGCTGGACGACCACGCCTACGTGCTGACCGACGCCGAGGTCAGCACGCTGGTCATCGACCCCACGCCCGCCTTCGTGGAGCGGGCCCTGGGCCTGCTGGAGAAGGTGCCCACGCTGACGCAGGTGCTCACCATCGGCCCCGTCCCCGAGGCGCTCAACGGTGTCGCGAAGGACCTGGCCGCCGAGGCCGCCAAGTACCAGCCGCAACCGCTGGTCGCCGCCGACCTGGCCCCGGACCACATCGGCGGGCTCACCTACACCGGCGGTACCACCGGCAAGCCCAAGGGCGTCATCGGCACCGTGCAGTCCATCACCACGATGACCACCATCCAGCTCGCCGAGTGGGAGTGGCCCGAGCATCCGAAGTTCCTGATGTGCACCCCGCTGTCGCATGCCGGCGCGGCGTTCTTCGTGCCGACCATCATCAAGGGCGGCGAACTGGTGGTGTTGACCAAGTTCGACCCGGCCGAGGTGCTGCGGGTGATCGAGGAGCAGAAGATCACCGCCACGATGCTGGTGCCGTCGATGATCTACGCGCTGATGGATCACCCGGATTCGCACACCAGGGACCTGTCCTCGCTGGAGACCGTGTACTACGGCGCCTCGGCGATGAATCCCGTGCGGCTCAAGGAGGCCATCAACCGGTTCGGCCCGATCTTCGCGCAGTACTACGGCCAGTCCGAGGCCCCGATGGTGATCACCTATCTGGCCAAGGGCGACCACGACGACAAGCGGCTGACATCGTGCGGCAGGCCCACCCTGTTCGCCAGGGTGGCGCTGCTGGGCGAGGACGGAAAGCCGGTGCCCCAGGGCGAGGTCGGCGAGATCTGCGTGTCCGGGCCGCTGCTGTCCGGCGGCTACTGGAATCTGCCCGAGGCCACCGCGGAGACCTTCAAGGACGGCTGGATGCACACCGGTGACCTGGCCCGCGAGGACGAGGACGGCTTCTACTACATCGTCGACCGCACCAAGGACATGATCGTCACCGGCGGTTTCAACGTGTTCCCCCGCGAGGTGGAAGACGTCATCGCCGAGCACCCCGCCATCGCGCAGGTGTGCGTGATCGGCACCCCCGACGAGAAATGGGGCGAGGCGGTGACGGCGGTGGTCGTGCTGCGCCCCGGTACCGACGGCTCGGAGGCGGCCGTCGCGACCATCACCGCCGAGATCCAGGCCGCGGTCAAGAACCGCAAGGGTTCGGTGCAGGCGCCCAAGCAGGTCGTCGTCGTCGACGCGGTACCGGTGACGGCGCTGGGCAAGCCGGACAAGAAGGCGGTGCGGGCGCAGTTCTGGGCCGGCGCGGCCCGTTCGGTGGGCTGA
- a CDS encoding SDR family oxidoreductase, giving the protein MAKNPLRRLSEAVLLTSMRPPLTEHLHRGPEIELRGKRILITGASSGIGEASARKLAACGASVIVVARRAELLQALTDGIRADGGIAEAVAADLSDLDAVDTVAAQVLESHGGIDILVNNAGRSIRRPLIESLDRWHDLERTMALNYYSPLRLMRALVPGMIARGDGHVINVSTWGVMNESSPFFGAYQASKAALTAISRVAETEWSAKGVHTTTLFYPLVKTPMIEPTKAFVDMPGLSADEAADWMVTAARTRPVRIAPRMAVTAKLLDGVAPSLLDAIMKRGI; this is encoded by the coding sequence GTGGCCAAGAACCCCCTGCGCCGGCTGTCCGAGGCCGTGCTGCTGACCAGCATGCGCCCGCCGCTGACCGAACACCTGCATCGCGGCCCGGAGATCGAACTGCGCGGCAAGCGCATCCTGATCACCGGGGCGTCGTCCGGGATCGGTGAGGCGTCCGCGCGCAAACTCGCCGCGTGTGGGGCCAGCGTCATCGTGGTGGCCCGCCGCGCCGAGCTGCTGCAGGCCCTCACCGACGGTATCCGCGCCGACGGCGGCATCGCCGAGGCGGTGGCCGCCGACCTGTCCGACCTGGACGCCGTCGACACCGTCGCCGCCCAGGTGCTCGAAAGCCACGGCGGGATCGACATTCTGGTCAACAACGCGGGCCGGTCCATCCGGCGGCCGCTGATCGAATCGCTGGACCGCTGGCACGACCTGGAGCGCACCATGGCGCTGAACTACTACTCGCCACTGCGGCTGATGCGGGCGCTGGTGCCGGGCATGATCGCCCGCGGCGACGGCCACGTGATCAACGTGTCGACGTGGGGCGTGATGAACGAATCGTCACCGTTCTTCGGCGCGTACCAGGCGTCCAAGGCCGCGCTCACGGCGATCAGCCGGGTCGCCGAGACGGAGTGGTCGGCCAAGGGCGTGCACACCACCACGCTGTTCTATCCGCTGGTGAAGACGCCGATGATCGAGCCCACCAAGGCCTTCGTCGATATGCCGGGGCTCTCGGCCGACGAAGCCGCCGACTGGATGGTGACGGCCGCGCGCACCCGCCCGGTACGCATCGCACCCCGGATGGCCGTGACCGCCAAGCTGCTCGACGGTGTGGCCCCCAGCCTGCTGGACGCCATCATGAAACGGGGCATCTGA
- a CDS encoding TetR/AcrR family transcriptional regulator: MKYGQGWEPKAVDWSSTRGRILLEASVLFAQRGYFGTSTRDIADAVAIRQPSLFHHFQAKHEIFRALVELDLGPTIERMQRRLDETTSWAEKLHLGIAYDVLESLAQPFDARGLYHDAVLALDAFEAEREGIAVFHDQVERLVDGGRAAGEFVAFEPGFVLRVINGTLFETLREQGGPSGSMHGERPLQAADFVLRALLVDQSRLPAVREVTRGRLPAPASVDAH; encoded by the coding sequence GTGAAATACGGGCAGGGCTGGGAGCCGAAGGCGGTGGACTGGTCCTCGACCCGGGGCCGCATCCTGCTCGAGGCCTCGGTGCTGTTCGCCCAGCGCGGCTACTTCGGCACGTCGACGCGGGATATCGCCGATGCCGTCGCCATTCGGCAGCCCTCGCTGTTCCATCATTTCCAGGCCAAGCACGAAATCTTCCGCGCCCTGGTCGAACTCGACCTCGGGCCGACCATCGAGCGCATGCAGCGCCGACTCGACGAGACCACGTCGTGGGCGGAGAAGCTGCACCTCGGGATCGCCTACGACGTGCTGGAAAGTCTGGCCCAGCCGTTCGATGCGCGCGGGCTGTACCACGATGCCGTGCTGGCGCTCGACGCGTTCGAAGCCGAGCGCGAGGGGATCGCGGTGTTCCACGACCAGGTCGAGCGGCTGGTCGACGGTGGCCGGGCCGCCGGCGAGTTCGTGGCCTTCGAGCCGGGTTTCGTGCTGCGCGTGATCAACGGCACGCTGTTCGAGACGCTGCGTGAGCAGGGCGGCCCGTCCGGTTCGATGCACGGTGAGCGCCCCTTGCAGGCAGCCGATTTCGTGCTGCGGGCGCTGCTGGTGGACCAGTCCCGGTTGCCCGCTGTGCGGGAGGTGACGCGCGGTCGGTTGCCCGCGCCGGCGTCCGTCGACGCCCACTGA
- a CDS encoding amidohydrolase, translating to MPADLVIKGHIRTVDDARPTARSLAVADGRIVAIGMEPDDTDAWVGPDTTVLDIGDGCVLPGFVEAHGHPLMEAVALSDRMVDIRPVTLRSADDVVAAVHAEVARRGADGAYLNGWDPLLQRGLPEPTLAWLDGIADTPLVIIHNSGHKAFFNTAAARVAGLDRDTPDPSGARYGRNADGELDGTAEESAAVFPLLGGAIKVSDYPAMLMAECARLNRAGLTTCSEMAFDPMFRPMLAALHDRLTVRLRTYEMSTADLHTDAQPGDGDDLVRQVGIKIWVDGSPWIGNVDLTFPYLDTEDTRIIGVVPGSCGHANYTREQLTEIVGTFYPKGWQMSCHVHGDHGVDTILDVYEQALQANPRADHRLRLEHVGAITPAQLQRAHQLGVTCSLFVDQLHYWGDVIVDGLFGPERGERWMPCGSAVATGMRISLHNDPPVTPEEPLRNIGVAATRTAPSGRVLAPGERLTVQQGLRAQTIDAAYQLFADDVIGSLEVGKYADLVVLAADPLQTAPEDIAGIEVRATFLAGRQVYPQPPTGTV from the coding sequence ATGCCCGCCGACCTGGTCATCAAGGGACACATCCGCACCGTCGACGACGCCCGGCCCACCGCGCGCTCGCTGGCGGTGGCCGACGGCCGAATCGTCGCCATCGGGATGGAGCCGGACGACACCGACGCCTGGGTGGGCCCCGACACCACCGTGCTCGATATCGGCGACGGGTGCGTGCTGCCCGGGTTCGTCGAGGCGCACGGCCACCCGTTGATGGAGGCCGTCGCGCTGTCGGACCGGATGGTCGACATCCGGCCGGTCACGCTGCGCTCGGCGGACGACGTCGTCGCGGCCGTCCACGCGGAGGTCGCCCGCCGCGGCGCCGACGGCGCGTACCTGAACGGCTGGGATCCGCTGCTGCAGCGCGGCCTGCCCGAGCCCACGCTGGCGTGGCTGGACGGCATCGCCGACACGCCGCTGGTGATCATCCACAACTCCGGGCACAAGGCGTTCTTCAACACCGCGGCGGCCCGCGTCGCCGGTCTGGACCGCGACACCCCCGATCCGTCGGGCGCCAGGTACGGCCGCAACGCCGACGGCGAGTTGGACGGCACGGCCGAGGAATCGGCCGCGGTGTTCCCCCTGTTGGGTGGGGCCATCAAGGTCAGCGACTACCCGGCGATGCTGATGGCCGAGTGCGCCCGGCTGAACCGGGCGGGGCTGACCACGTGCTCGGAGATGGCGTTCGACCCGATGTTCCGTCCGATGCTGGCGGCGCTGCACGACCGGTTGACGGTGCGGCTGCGCACGTATGAGATGTCGACCGCCGACCTGCACACCGACGCACAGCCCGGCGACGGCGACGACCTGGTCCGTCAGGTGGGCATCAAGATCTGGGTTGACGGTTCGCCGTGGATCGGCAATGTCGACCTGACCTTCCCGTACCTGGACACCGAGGACACCCGCATCATCGGTGTGGTCCCGGGCTCGTGTGGACACGCCAACTACACCCGCGAGCAACTCACCGAGATCGTCGGCACCTTCTATCCCAAGGGTTGGCAGATGTCCTGCCATGTGCACGGCGACCACGGGGTGGACACCATCCTGGACGTGTACGAGCAAGCGCTGCAGGCCAATCCGCGCGCCGACCATCGGCTGCGACTGGAGCACGTCGGGGCCATCACCCCGGCGCAACTACAGCGGGCGCATCAGCTGGGCGTCACCTGCAGCCTGTTCGTCGACCAGTTGCACTACTGGGGTGACGTGATCGTCGACGGCTTGTTCGGACCGGAACGCGGTGAGCGGTGGATGCCGTGCGGCTCGGCGGTGGCCACCGGCATGCGGATCTCGCTGCACAACGATCCGCCCGTCACGCCAGAGGAACCGCTGCGCAATATCGGCGTGGCCGCCACCCGCACGGCGCCCAGCGGCCGGGTGCTGGCACCCGGGGAGCGGCTGACGGTGCAGCAGGGCCTCCGAGCGCAGACCATCGACGCCGCCTATCAGCTGTTCGCCGACGACGTGATCGGTTCGCTTGAGGTGGGCAAGTACGCCGATCTCGTTGTGCTGGCCGCCGATCCGTTGCAGACCGCACCCGAGGACATCGCCGGAATCGAGGTGCGGGCGACGTTCCTGGCCGGCCGGCAGGTTTACCCGCAACCGCCCACCGGCACCGTGTGA